The following are encoded in a window of Acidobacteriota bacterium genomic DNA:
- the murQ gene encoding N-acetylmuramic acid 6-phosphate etherase codes for MSSKWKDLPTEAINPASLALDQASTEDMIDLMLREDRKILTAVARERARIATASDLITASLHKGGRLIFVGAGTSGRLGVLEAAEMGPTFSTPAHLVQAIMAGGRAAFFRSQAGVEDNFEEGARAVARLHPTRRDALVGISASGMTQFVRGALTRARRNGVKIVFVTCWPGTELQTFVDIVISPAVGPEVIAGSTRLKAGTATKMVLNMLTTVAMVHLGKTYGNLMVDVDAGSEKARDRARRIITTVTGLDHEEAGELLNRAHWNVKAAIVMAHARVGYSESLARLKQANDSVRAAIGEESDGRLRRTIDPR; via the coding sequence ATGTCCTCGAAGTGGAAGGACCTTCCGACCGAAGCCATCAACCCCGCCAGCCTAGCGCTGGATCAGGCGTCCACGGAGGACATGATCGACCTGATGCTGCGCGAGGACCGCAAGATCCTCACGGCGGTGGCCCGCGAAAGGGCACGCATCGCAACCGCCTCGGACCTCATCACGGCCTCGCTCCACAAGGGAGGACGCCTGATCTTCGTCGGCGCGGGGACGAGCGGCCGGCTCGGCGTCCTCGAAGCAGCCGAGATGGGACCGACATTCAGCACCCCGGCGCACCTCGTCCAGGCGATCATGGCCGGCGGCCGGGCCGCGTTCTTCCGGTCGCAGGCCGGGGTGGAGGATAATTTCGAGGAAGGCGCACGGGCCGTTGCCCGCCTGCACCCGACGCGCCGGGACGCGCTCGTCGGCATCTCGGCGAGCGGAATGACCCAGTTCGTCCGGGGTGCGCTGACGCGCGCGCGCCGGAACGGCGTCAAGATCGTCTTCGTCACCTGCTGGCCGGGCACGGAGCTGCAGACGTTCGTCGACATCGTCATCTCCCCCGCCGTCGGACCGGAGGTCATCGCCGGCTCGACCCGGCTGAAGGCCGGCACGGCGACCAAGATGGTGCTCAACATGCTCACGACGGTGGCGATGGTGCACCTCGGCAAGACCTACGGCAACCTCATGGTGGACGTGGACGCCGGCTCCGAGAAGGCGCGCGACCGGGCGCGGCGCATCATCACGACCGTCACCGGACTCGACCACGAGGAAGCGGGAGAGCTCCTGAATCGGGCGCATTGGAACGTGAAGGCGGCCATCGTCATGGCCCACGCCCGGGTCGGCTACTCCGAATCGCTGGCGCGCCTCAAGCAGGCGAACGATTCGGTGCGGGCCGCCATCGGCGAAGAGAGCGACGGGCGGTTGCGCAGGACGATCGACCCACGATAG
- a CDS encoding sodium:solute symporter codes for MPFDLAVVAAYLFLVIWGGRRLARGRTTVRDYYLTGRRMPWWAVAGSIVATETSTVTVISVPAYAFGSNLTFLQLALGYLAGRVLVAFVLLPAYFSRDLLSAYQLLSARVGQAFGRGAAVVFLLTRNVADGLRLFATALVLAAMLTTVTDAVGLSGLPQTPVVIFAIGVIAAATLAYTWVGGMTAVIWMDVVQLAIYLSGALVAAAMLLAGLPGGAREAAAAAEEAGKLVLFDFAWDLRRDYTFWSGVFGGAVFTASTHGTDQMFVQRYLCSRSLADARLALVASGVFVFFQFALFLGIGVLLWSFYAAGESPALAPIVVEGAVQTDRVFPLFLMTHLPTGLRGLVLAAVVAAAMSTLSSSLNSSAASTIGDFYLEGTAGPRSEARALRASRWATGAWAAVQACVAVAAMGVSQRVIDDVLAVQFFSGGLMLGVFLLSVLISRPTSGVGLAGLAGGVVTIVSVSLLSDLSWQWYVLVGSAATIGVGYAANRIRQAANPGEPE; via the coding sequence ATGCCGTTCGACCTGGCGGTCGTCGCCGCGTATCTGTTCCTGGTTATATGGGGTGGACGCCGGCTCGCCCGCGGTCGAACGACCGTGCGCGACTACTACCTGACCGGACGGCGCATGCCGTGGTGGGCGGTCGCAGGCTCCATCGTCGCGACGGAGACGAGCACGGTAACGGTGATCAGCGTCCCGGCCTACGCGTTCGGGAGCAACCTGACGTTCCTCCAGCTCGCCCTCGGCTATCTCGCGGGGCGCGTGCTCGTCGCCTTCGTCCTGCTGCCGGCCTACTTCAGCCGCGATCTGCTCTCCGCGTACCAGTTGCTCAGCGCACGGGTCGGGCAGGCATTCGGCCGCGGGGCGGCGGTGGTTTTTCTCCTGACGCGCAACGTGGCGGACGGACTGCGCCTGTTCGCCACCGCGCTGGTGCTGGCCGCAATGCTCACGACCGTCACCGACGCGGTCGGACTGTCGGGCCTGCCCCAGACGCCGGTGGTGATCTTCGCCATCGGGGTCATCGCCGCGGCCACGCTCGCCTACACGTGGGTCGGCGGCATGACCGCGGTGATCTGGATGGACGTTGTCCAGCTCGCCATCTACCTGTCCGGCGCGCTCGTCGCCGCCGCGATGCTGCTCGCCGGGCTGCCGGGAGGGGCGCGAGAGGCGGCGGCGGCGGCCGAGGAGGCCGGCAAGCTGGTCCTGTTCGATTTCGCGTGGGATCTGCGACGGGACTACACGTTCTGGTCCGGCGTGTTCGGCGGTGCGGTCTTCACGGCGTCCACGCACGGAACGGATCAGATGTTCGTGCAACGCTACCTGTGCAGCCGGTCCCTTGCCGACGCGCGCCTGGCGCTCGTCGCGAGCGGGGTCTTCGTGTTCTTCCAGTTCGCCCTGTTTCTGGGAATCGGGGTCCTGCTGTGGTCGTTCTACGCGGCCGGCGAGTCGCCGGCGCTCGCCCCGATCGTCGTGGAGGGCGCCGTGCAGACGGACCGTGTCTTCCCGCTCTTCCTGATGACCCACCTGCCGACGGGACTCCGGGGACTCGTTCTGGCGGCGGTCGTCGCGGCCGCGATGTCGACCCTGTCGTCGTCGCTGAACTCCTCGGCCGCGTCGACCATAGGCGACTTTTACCTGGAGGGCACGGCCGGACCGCGATCCGAGGCGCGGGCGCTTCGCGCGTCCCGCTGGGCGACCGGCGCCTGGGCGGCGGTGCAGGCATGCGTCGCGGTCGCCGCCATGGGCGTGTCGCAGCGGGTCATCGACGATGTGCTCGCCGTGCAGTTCTTCAGCGGCGGCCTGATGCTCGGCGTGTTCCTGCTCAGCGTGCTGATTTCCAGACCCACCTCCGGGGTCGGGCTTGCGGGGCTCGCCGGTGGTGTGGTCACGATAGTGTCCGTGAGCCTGCTGAGCGACCTGTCCTGGCAGTGGTACGTGCTCGTCGGTTCGGCCGCCACGATCGGCGTGGGATACGCCGCGAACCGTATCCGGCAGGCTGCAAACCCCGGAGAGCCGGAATGA